One Cervus elaphus chromosome 27, mCerEla1.1, whole genome shotgun sequence genomic region harbors:
- the NAPG gene encoding gamma-soluble NSF attachment protein, with translation MREPPSLLTAPAREPRVRPFRALCACATSSRTAPARLPGRFAALGLSPASPGSTAAAPSRPPPRRSHAHSAGSRPPRQGRAAEMAAQKINEGLEHLAKAEKYLKTGFLKWKPDYDSAASEYGKAAVAFKNAKQFEQAKDACLKEAAAHENNRALFHAAKAYEQAGMMLKEMQKLPEAVQLIEKASMMYLENGTPDTAAMALERAGKLIENVDPEKAVQLYQQTANVFENEERLRQAVELLGKASRLLVRGRRFDEAALSIQKEKNIYKEIENYPTCYKKTIAQVLVHLHRNDYVAAERCVRESYSIPGFNGSEDCAALEQLLEGYDQQDQDQVAEVCNSPLFKYMDNDYAKLGLSLVVPGGGVKKKAAAPPQAKPEGTTAPAAEDEEDEYAGGLC, from the exons ATGCGCGAACCTCCGTCTCTACTCACCGCGCCTGCGCGGGAGCCACGCGTGCGACCATTCCGCGCGCTCTGCGCCTGCGCAACGTCTTCCCGCACAGCGCCTGCGAGGCTCCCGGGCCGCTTCGCCGCACTAGGTTTGAGCCCTGCAAGCCCCGGTAGCACGGCGGCGGCGCCGTCCCGGCCTCCTCCTCGGCGTTCCCACGCCCACTCGGCGGGCTCTCGACCTCCACGTCAGGGCCGCGCCGCGGAGATGGCGGCTCAGAAGATAAACGAGGGGCTGGAACATCTGGCCAAAGCAGAGAAATA CCTGAAAACTGGTTTTTTGAAATGGAAGCCGGATTATGACAGCGCCGCTTCTGAGTATGGAAAAGCAG CTGTTGCTTTTAAGAATGCCAAACAGTTTGAGCAAGCAAAAGACGCCTGCCTGAAGGAAGCTGCGGCCCATGAGAACAACAGGGC CCTTTTTCACGCTGCCAA AGCATACGAGCAAGCTGGCATGATGCTGAAG GAGATGCAGAAACTCCCGGAGGCTGTTCAGCTGATCGAGAAGGCCAGCATGATGTACCTGGAAAACGGCACCCCGGACACGGCCGCCATGGCCCTGGAGCGGGCCGGGAA GCTGATAGAGAATGTAGATCCAGAAAAGGCTGTGCAGTTATATCAGCAGACAGCCAACGTGTTTGAA AATGAAGAGCGCCTGCGGCAGGCCGTTGAACTCCTAGGAAAAGCCTCTCGGCTGCTGGTGCGCGGGCGCAG GTTTGATGAGGCAGCACTCtctattcagaaagaaaaaaacatttataagGAAATTGAGAATTATCCAACTTGTTATAAG AAAACAATCGCCCAGGTCTTAGTGCATCTGCACAGAAACGACTATGTGGCGGCTGAGCGCTGTGTCCGCGAGAGCTACAG CATCCCCGGCTTCAATGGCAGCGAGGACTGCGCTGCCCTGGAGCAGCTCCTGGAGGGCTACGACCAGCAAGACCAGGACCAGGTGGCCGAGGTGTGCAACTCGCCGCTGTTCAAGTACATGGACAACGAT TACGCAAAGCTGGGCCTGAGCCTGGTGGTCCCAGGAGGAGGCGTCAAGAAGAAGGCAGCAGCCCCCCCGCAGGCCAAACCTGAAGGCACCACTGCCCCCGCCGCCGAGGATGAGGAGGACGAGTACGCTGGGGGGCTGTGCTAG